In one Rutidosis leptorrhynchoides isolate AG116_Rl617_1_P2 chromosome 8, CSIRO_AGI_Rlap_v1, whole genome shotgun sequence genomic region, the following are encoded:
- the LOC139864725 gene encoding myosin-6-like, translating into MTKLAYLHEPGVLENLRSRYNMDEIYTYTGNILIAVNPFKRIPRLYDKHMMGQYKGAALGELSPHPYAIADSSYRQMVNEGISQSILVSGESGAGKTESTKNLMQYLAYMGGRPGAQGQRSVEQQVLESNPVLEAFGNAKTVRNNNSSRFGKFVEIQFNERGKISGAAIRTYLLERSRVCQLSDPERNYHCFYMICAAPKEVSEKYKLGKPNTFHYLNQTNCFELNGVDESKEYQATRKAMDVVGISHNEQEAIFRIVAAILHLGNIEFVKDNEPDSSKPKDDQSKFHLKTAAELFMCDVEALEDSFCKRVIVTRDESIKKSLDPISAALNRDALAKIVYSRLFDWIVGRINESIGQDSDSKHLIGVLDIYGFESFKTNSFEQFCINLTNEKLQQHFNQHVFKMEQEEYTKEEIDWSYIEFVDNQDILDLIEKKPGGILALLDEACMFPRSTHETFAEKLFQTFKDHKRFSKPKLSNSAFNIDHYAGEVTYQTEFFLDKNKDYVIAEQQALLNASKCSFVSGLFPPEPEQSSKSSKFSSIGSRFKQQLQSLLETLSHTEPHYIRCVKPNNLLKPSIFENQNILNQLRCGGVMEAIRISMAGFPTRKPFKEFIHRFKIFSPEDVKKSTDDIKTSKLLLDKANVEGYQIGKTKVFLRAGQMAELDARRSEVLGRSASKVQRKFLTYSARKKFTSLKSSSIQIQAMCRGQVGRFHFENRKREVASLRLQKDTRMFLKRKAYKQLFSSAIKIQGGMRGMTARNEYRYKKRDTAAIILQRQCRQYVACNRYCKLKKAAVATQSFWRARLARKELRKLRVASRETGALQEAKSKLEKEVEELTWRLQVEKRIRGDLEEAKNQESAKFQSLVKEMQAQSQQAKELMEKEREAAKKEIEEARSAKDASSMEIVDKLTAENEKLKEMVSTLEQKVDETEKKYEESNNLSEERLKQTQEAELKLLEMKTTMHRLQDKIHEMETEEQVLRQQVMLTSSASKRRFSFSSKSQVSGPVQENGHLEPQNSFTSMKRFDSSLRQSAIDKHRENVDTLIKASTEDLGFNNGKPVVTYIIYKSLLHWKVFETERTNVFDRLITVFGSAIQKEEDNEHMAYWLSATSSLLFLLQKSISPNSGKPPQPTSIFGRMAQSFRKSPSYSNLEIVRQVDAKYPALLFKQQLTAYVEKIYGIVRDNLKKELSTHLSSCIQSAQQSKGDTPPSVFWQRVIDSLNGMLKTLEDNHVPTVLDQKIFNQVFSYINVTLFNSFLIRRECCTFSHGEYVKAGLAELELWCSQLNQYSDSSWDELKHVRQAVGFLVIHQKSRISYDDLTTDLCPILNLHQLYRICTLYWDDNYHTKSVDPAVISTLKVHSEGSDSENSSFLLEDDPCIPFSVDDLINFIHEKDFAEMKPTCALVENPDFKFLVE; encoded by the exons ATGACAAAGCTTGCTTATCTGCACGAACCAGGAGTTTTAGAGAATTTAAGAAGTCGATACAATATGGATGAAATTTAT ACATACACAGGAAACATTTTGATAGCTGTGAACCCGTTTAAACGAATACCACGTTTATATGACAAACATATGATGGGGCAATACAAAGGGGCAGCTCTTGGGGAGCTGAGTCCACACCCTTATGCTATCGCGGATTCTTCATACAG GCAGATGGTTAATGAGGGAATAAGCCAGTCAATTCTTGTTAGTGGAGAAAGTGGAGCAGGTAAAACAGAAAGCACAAAAAATCTAATGCAGTATCTTGCTTATATGGGAGGTCGCCCTGGAGCTCAGGGACAAAGGAGCGTAGAACAACAAGTCTTAGAG TCTAATCCTGTTCTAGAAGCATTCGGCAATGCGAAAACTGTTAGAAACAATAATTCAAG TCGTTTTGGTAAGTTCGTTGAGATCCAATTTAACGAACGGGGTAAAATTTCTGGAGCTGCAATAAGAACATATTTGCTGGAGAGATCACGCGTTTGTCAGCTTTCTGACCCCGAGAGAAATTATCATTGTTTTTACATGATCTGCGCTGCACCTAAGGAG GTGTCTGAAAAATACAAACTGGGAAAGCCTAACACATTTCATTACCTTAATCAAACAAACTGTTTTGAACTGAATGGAGTCGATGAGTCTAAAGAGTACCAGGCAACAAGAAAGGCTATGGATGTTGTCGGCATCTCTCATAATGAGCAG GAAGCTATATTTCGTATTGTGGCTGCAATTCTTCATCTAGGAAATATTGAGTTTGTTAAGGACAACGAACCAGATTCATCTAAACCTAAGGATGATCAATCTAAATTTCATCTAAAAACAGCAGCTGAACTCTTCAT GTGTGACGTGGAGGCTCTTGAAGATTCCTTCTGCAAACGTGTTATTGTAACTCGTGACGAGAGCATCAAAAAGTCGCTTGATCCAATCTCTGCAGCTTTGAATAGAGATGCTTTGGCAAAAATAGTTTATTCACGATTATTTGACTG GATTGTAGGCAGGATTAATGAGTCTATCGGTCAAGATTCCGATTCAAAACATTTAATTGGAGTTTTGGACATCTACGGATTCGAAAGTTTCAAGACAAACAG TTTTGAGCAATTTTGTATCAATTTGACTAACGAGAAACTTCAGCAACATTTTAACCAG CATGTTTTTAAGATGGAGCAAGAAGAGTATACTAAAGAGGAAATCGATTGGAGTTACATAGAGTTTGTCGACAATCAAGATATTTTAGACCTTATCGAAAAGAAACCTGGAGGAATCCTCGCTCTTTTAGACGAGGCTTG TATGTTTCCGAGATCCACACATGAAACCTTTGCTGAAAAGCTTTTCCAAACGTTCAAAGATCACAAACGTTTTAGTAAGCCAAAGCTTTCCAACTCAGCATTTAACATCGATCATTATGCTGGCGAG GTCACATATCAAACTGAGTTTTTCTTGGATAAGAACAAGGACTACGTTATCGCAGAACAACAAGCACTCTTAAATGCTTCGAAATGCTCTTTTGTGTCAGGATTATTCCCACCTGAACCAGAACAATCATCTAAATCATCAAAGTTTTCATCGATAGGTTCAAGGTTCAAG CAACAATTGCAATCATTGCTTGAGACACTCAGTCACACAGAGCCACATTACATTCGTTGTGTAAAACCAAACAATCTTTTAAAGCCTTCCATCTTTGAGAATCAAAATATACTGAACCAACTACGGTGTGGT GGAGTTATGGAGGCGATTAGGATCAGTATGGCTGGATTTCCTACACGTAAACCTTTTAAAGAGTTTATTCACCGCTTCAAAATCTTTTCACCTGAGGATGTGAAAAAAAG CACTGATGATATCAAGACTTCAAAGTTGCTTCTAGACAAGGCAAACGTTGAAGGTTATCAG ATTGGTAAAACAAAAGTATTTCTGAGAGCTGGTCAGATGGCAGAATTGGATGCTCGAAGAAGTGAAGTTTTGGGAAGATCTGCGAGCAAAGTCCAGAGAAAATTTCTCACATATTCGGCACGCAAGAAGTTTACCTCGTTAAAATCTTCATCAATACAGATACAAGCTATGTGTAGAG GGCAAGTTGGTCGTTTTCACTTTGAAAACCGTAAACGAGAAGTGGCTTCATTAAGACTTCAGAAAGATACACGCATGTTTCTCAAAAGAAAAGCTTACAAACAATTATTCTCTTCGGCTATCAAAATTCAAGGTGGAATGCGTGGTATGACTGCACGCAACGAGTACCGCTACAAAAAGCGGGACACAGCAGCCATCATTCTCCAG AGACAATGTCGGCAATATGTGGCCTGCAATCGTTATTGTAAGCTGAAAAAAGCAGCAGTAGCCACTCAATCTTTCTGGAGAGCAAGACTTGCACGCAAAGAACTAAGGAAGCTTAGAGTG GCTTCAAGGGAAACTGGTGCTCTACAAGAAGCAAAATCTAAACTAGAAAAGGAAGTTGAAGAACTAACTTGGAGATTGCAAGTAGAGAAACGTATTAGA GGTGATTTAGAGGAAGCTAAAAATCAGGAGAGTGCAAAATTTCAGTCTCTTGTGAAAGAGATGCAAGCTCAATCCCAGCAAGCTAAAGAATTAATGGAGAAGGAACGAGAAGCTGCAAAGAAAGAAATTGAAGAAGCTCGTTCAGCGAAAGATGCTTCAAGCATGGAGATTGTCGATAAGCTTACTGCAGAAAATGAGAAACTCAAG GAAATGGTTAGTACACTAGAACAAAAAGTTgacgaaacagaaaaaaaatatgaaGAGAGCAACAATTTGAGTGAAGAGAGGTTGAAACAGACCCAGGAAGCAGAATTGAAGTTACTTGAGATGAAAACAACAATGCATAG GCTTCAAGATAAGATCCATGAAATGGAGACCGAAGAACAGGTTCTGCGACAACAAGTAATGCTGACGTCATCAGCTTCCAAAAGGCGTTTCTCATTTTCGTCTAAG AGTCAGGTTTCTGGTCCTGTTCAAGAGAACGGCCACCTT GAACCGCAGAATAGTTTCACATCTATGAAGAGATTTGATAGTTCATTGAGGCAGTCGGCTATTGACAAACACCGT GAGAACGTTGATACTCTTATCAAAGCATCAACAGAAGATCTCGGGTTCAATAATGGAAAACCAGTTGTTACGTATATCATATACAAAAGTCTTCTTCACTGGAAAGTTTTTGAAACAGAAAGAACTAATGTGTTTGATCGCCTTATCACAGTCTTTGGATCTGCAATACAG AAAGAGGAAGACAATGAGCATATGGCTTATTGGTTATCTGCCACATCATCATTGCTATTTTTGCTTCAAAAGAGTATTAGTCCTAACTCAGGCAAACCCCCTCAGCCAACATCAATTTTTGGAAGGATGGCACAA AGCTTTCGGAAATCCCCATCATATTCCAACCTAGAAATAGTACGCCAAGTGGACGCAAAGTATCCAGCTTTGCTTTTTAAGCAGCAATTAACTGCTTATGTTGAAAAAATATACGGAATTGTTCGCGACAATTTAAAGAAGGAATTGTCGACACATCTCTCTTCTTGTATCCAG TCAGCACAGCAATCGAAAGGTGATACGCCTCCATCTGTTTTCTGGCAACGTGTAATTGACAGCCTAAATGGCATGCTCAAAACTTTGGAAGACAACCAT GTACCAACAGTTCTTGATCAAAAGATCTTCAACCAAGTTTTCTCTTACATCAATGTGACACTATTCAACAG CTTTCTTATTCGTCGAGAATGCTGCACGTTTAGCCATGGGGAATATGTTAAAGCAGGGTTAGCGGAGTTAGAACTTTGGTGTAGTCA GTTAAATCAGTATTCAGACTCATCATGGGACGAGCTTAAGCACGTCAGGCAGGCAGTTGGATTCCTG GTCATACACCAGAAGTCAAGAATTTCCTATGATGACCTCACAACTGATTTATGCCCT ATACTAAATCTTCATCAACTTTATAGAATTTGTACACTCTACTGGGATGATAATTACCATACTAAGAGCGTAGACCCCGCG GTTATTTCCACCTTAAAAGTTCATTCGGAAGGGTCCGATTCTGAAAATAGCTCCTTTTTACTAGAAGATGATCCCTG CATTCCATTTTCAGTAGATGATCTTATCAACTTCATCCATGAGAAAGATTTTGCAGAGATGAAACCTACATGTGCTCTTGTAGAAAATCCAGATTTCAAGTTTTTAGTGGAGTAA